From one Formosa sediminum genomic stretch:
- a CDS encoding Crp/Fnr family transcriptional regulator encodes MRDCEQCMVRKLSALKLLKGEEIKAISGCKITKSIKKGEVVFKEGDMLNGVYCISKGICKLTKLTEKGKDQVVKLVIKGELLGQRSVIINQTANLTATALNDMEVCFIPKQEIIQDLLKNNDFSFGVLKQMASDLKEAEISIVNMAQKSVRKRLADIILYLNNNFGVDESNYLKVTLSRDDFASIVGTATESVIRTLSQFKKEGLIKTSGKKIQIINYDELELME; translated from the coding sequence ATGAGGGATTGCGAACAATGTATGGTGAGAAAGCTTAGTGCTTTAAAGTTATTAAAAGGCGAAGAAATTAAAGCAATATCTGGATGTAAAATAACAAAAAGCATTAAAAAAGGTGAAGTGGTCTTTAAAGAAGGCGATATGCTTAATGGTGTATATTGTATTAGTAAAGGAATCTGTAAATTAACTAAGTTAACAGAAAAAGGTAAAGACCAAGTTGTTAAATTGGTTATTAAAGGTGAACTTTTAGGGCAACGCTCTGTTATTATAAATCAAACCGCAAATTTAACAGCAACTGCTTTAAACGATATGGAAGTTTGTTTTATTCCTAAACAAGAAATTATTCAAGATTTATTAAAAAATAACGATTTTTCTTTTGGTGTTTTAAAGCAAATGGCATCAGACCTTAAAGAAGCTGAAATTTCTATAGTAAACATGGCTCAGAAATCGGTTAGAAAACGCTTAGCAGATATTATTCTATACTTAAATAACAATTTTGGAGTCGATGAGAGTAATTATTTAAAAGTAACATTATCTCGAGACGATTTTGCAAGTATTGTAGGAACCGCTACAGAGTCTGTAATTAGAACTTTATCTCAGTTTAAAAAAGAAGGATTAATAAAAACCTCTGGAAAGAAAATTCAAATTATTAATTATGATGAGTTGGAGTTAATGGAATAA
- a CDS encoding vWA domain-containing protein, producing the protein MKKTIHKKGFVFQVFEAEQKSPFDTLFEIFKELITHTSGDFDEAFSWLRDLDKEYSLTTAEYTIDDFIEDLKKKGYIKDDLDKDGNGGTKITAKTERSIRQQALNHIFGKLKRSGSGNHRSKSLGVGDEHTGEFRGYQFGDALDKVSVTESLKNAQINHGIGSFNLTEDDLVVEETLHKSQMSTVLMIDISHSMILYGEDRITPAKKVAMALAELITTRYPKDTLDILVFGNDAWLIKIKDLPYLTVGPYHTNTVAGLQLAMDVLRRKRHTNKQIFMITDGKPSCLRMPDGQYYKNSMGLDSFIVNKCYDSAQQARRLHIPITTFMIAKDPYLTQFVREFTAANQGKAFYTGLKGLGEMIFEDYETNRKKRIRG; encoded by the coding sequence ATGAAAAAAACAATTCACAAAAAAGGCTTTGTATTTCAAGTATTCGAGGCAGAACAAAAATCGCCTTTCGATACTCTTTTTGAAATTTTTAAAGAGCTCATTACGCATACATCAGGCGATTTTGACGAGGCTTTTAGTTGGCTTAGAGACCTAGATAAAGAATACAGCCTTACCACTGCAGAATATACAATAGATGATTTTATTGAAGACCTTAAAAAGAAAGGTTATATTAAAGATGATCTGGATAAAGATGGAAACGGTGGGACTAAAATTACAGCAAAAACAGAACGTTCTATTAGACAACAGGCCTTGAATCATATCTTCGGAAAACTTAAACGGAGTGGCTCAGGAAATCACCGCAGTAAATCTTTAGGTGTAGGAGACGAGCATACTGGCGAATTTAGGGGCTATCAGTTTGGAGATGCTTTAGATAAAGTGTCTGTTACAGAAAGTTTAAAAAATGCCCAAATTAATCATGGTATTGGTAGTTTTAATCTTACTGAAGATGATTTGGTTGTAGAAGAAACCTTGCATAAATCACAAATGAGTACCGTGCTAATGATTGATATTAGCCACAGTATGATTCTATATGGCGAAGACCGTATTACACCCGCTAAAAAAGTAGCGATGGCTTTGGCCGAGTTAATCACTACGCGTTACCCTAAAGATACTTTAGATATTTTAGTATTTGGTAACGACGCTTGGCTAATTAAAATTAAAGATTTACCATATTTAACTGTAGGACCTTACCACACTAATACTGTTGCAGGATTGCAATTAGCTATGGATGTATTGCGTAGAAAACGTCATACCAACAAGCAAATTTTTATGATTACAGATGGTAAACCAAGCTGTTTGCGTATGCCAGATGGACAGTATTATAAAAATAGTATGGGGTTAGATAGTTTTATTGTGAATAAATGTTACGATTCTGCACAACAAGCTAGGCGATTACACATTCCAATTACCACATTTATGATTGCTAAAGACCCATATTTAACTCAATTTGTACGTGAATTTACAGCCGCCAATCAGGGAAAAGCATTTTATACAGGCTTAAAAGGTTTGGGAGAAATGATTTTTGAAGATTATGAAACAAACAGAAAAAAACGAATTAGAGGGTAA
- a CDS encoding sigma 54-interacting transcriptional regulator, with protein MEIETIKTIKTLGVLKASGYKSKSIKDELRDNLIEKLKQNEIVFEGVHGYENTVIPELERAILSRHNINLLGLRGQAKTRLARLMVNLLDDYIPVVEGSEINDDPLQPISRFAIELIAELGDNTPIVWLPKHERFAEKLATPDVTVADLIGDVDPIKAAHLKLSYADDRVIHYGMIPRANRCIFVINELPDLQARIQVALFNILQEGDIQIRGFKLRMPLDIQFVFTANPEDYTNRGSIVTPLKDRIGSQIITHYPMDVETAKKITAQEAKLNAAQTDMVIIPELVKDLLEQIVFEARDNEFIDAKSGVSARLGITALENLVSTAERRALISGDQKTTIRLSDFVGIIPAITGKVELVYEGEQEGASVVAFNLIGDAVQTLFPKFFPEIKKLEKQNEESPYDAIVSWFFNSSDGFELLDDLDEASYQDTLNAIEPLQALTDTYQPDLKAHEHYIVKEFVLWGLVQFNKLSKYRYTEGLQFKDPYGSFINGL; from the coding sequence ATGGAAATTGAAACTATAAAAACTATAAAAACCTTAGGAGTACTAAAAGCTTCTGGATATAAAAGTAAATCTATTAAAGATGAATTACGGGATAATTTAATTGAAAAATTAAAACAAAATGAAATTGTTTTTGAAGGCGTTCACGGGTATGAAAATACAGTAATTCCAGAATTAGAACGCGCCATTTTATCTCGGCATAATATTAATTTACTAGGTTTACGCGGACAAGCAAAAACACGATTGGCACGTTTAATGGTTAATTTGTTAGATGATTATATCCCTGTAGTTGAAGGCTCTGAAATTAATGACGATCCGTTACAACCTATTTCTAGATTTGCAATAGAATTAATTGCAGAGCTTGGAGACAATACACCTATAGTATGGTTACCAAAGCATGAACGATTTGCAGAGAAATTAGCTACTCCAGATGTTACAGTAGCTGATTTAATTGGAGACGTAGACCCTATAAAAGCTGCACATTTAAAATTGAGTTATGCAGACGACCGTGTGATTCATTACGGGATGATCCCACGTGCGAATCGTTGTATTTTCGTTATTAATGAATTACCAGATTTGCAGGCAAGAATACAAGTGGCGTTATTTAATATTCTTCAAGAAGGCGATATACAAATTCGTGGCTTTAAATTGAGAATGCCTTTAGATATACAGTTTGTATTTACAGCAAATCCAGAAGATTATACTAATAGAGGTAGTATTGTTACCCCATTAAAAGATAGAATAGGTTCGCAAATTATTACCCATTACCCAATGGATGTGGAAACTGCAAAGAAAATTACTGCTCAGGAAGCAAAATTAAATGCAGCACAAACAGATATGGTTATTATTCCGGAATTGGTAAAAGACCTTTTAGAGCAAATTGTTTTTGAAGCGCGAGACAACGAATTTATAGATGCTAAAAGTGGTGTAAGTGCCCGTTTAGGAATAACCGCTCTAGAAAACTTAGTAAGTACCGCAGAACGTAGAGCTTTAATTTCTGGAGACCAAAAAACGACGATCCGTTTAAGTGATTTTGTGGGTATTATTCCTGCAATTACAGGTAAGGTAGAACTCGTTTATGAAGGTGAGCAAGAAGGAGCTTCTGTTGTTGCTTTTAATTTAATAGGTGATGCTGTACAAACATTATTCCCTAAATTCTTTCCTGAAATTAAAAAGTTAGAAAAACAAAATGAAGAATCGCCTTATGATGCTATAGTATCTTGGTTCTTTAATAGTTCTGATGGTTTTGAATTGTTAGACGATTTGGATGAAGCTAGCTATCAAGACACCTTAAATGCTATAGAACCGTTACAAGCATTAACTGATACCTACCAACCAGATTTAAAAGCGCACGAGCATTATATTGTCAAAGAATTTGTGCTTTGGGGATTGGTGCAATTTAATAAATTAAGTAAATATCGTTATACGGAAGGTCTTCAGTTTAAAGATCCATATGGAAGTTTTATTAATGGATTGTAA
- a CDS encoding M1 family metallopeptidase, with product MLSDKHLFTHQDTLRGSITPERVWWDLTYYHLNIEVSPENKSISGKNTIQYTVLEPANVLQIDLQKPLKITKATQDGKLLKIIHDGNAHFITLTKPQHKGAVNSIEVFYEGQPKTAKNAPWDGGFSWKKDKNGNDFIATSCQGLGASVWWPCKDHMYDEVDSMDISVTTPKGLTDVSNGRLTHTETLEDGKKIFTWSVKNPINNYGVNVNIGDYVHFSEVYQGEQGPLDMNYYVLRNNLEKAKEQFKDAPKMMKAFEHWFGPYPFYEDGFKLVEVPYLGMEHQSSVTYGNNYENGYLGRDLSGTGWGLKFDFIIIHESGHEWFANNITNIDIADMWIHESFTAYSENLFLDYYYGKEASAAYVIGTRKSIKNNKPIIGIYNVNSEGSRDMYYKGANMLHTLRQLVEDDKKWRQILRGMNTTFYHQTVNTKQIEDYLSKSTGIDLTAFFNQYLRDIRIPTLEYKFEDNYIKYRWTNIVSGFDMPIQVLLNGKSEWIYPSGNWKTTPVTNQSIDIDPDFYVHYKAL from the coding sequence ATGTTATCAGACAAACATCTATTTACACATCAAGACACTTTACGCGGTAGTATTACTCCAGAACGTGTATGGTGGGATTTAACTTATTATCATTTAAACATTGAAGTAAGCCCAGAAAATAAATCAATATCAGGAAAAAACACGATTCAATATACGGTTTTAGAGCCTGCCAATGTGTTACAAATAGATTTACAAAAACCTTTAAAAATTACGAAAGCCACACAAGACGGTAAATTACTAAAAATTATCCATGATGGAAATGCTCATTTTATAACATTAACTAAACCTCAACATAAAGGAGCTGTTAACAGTATTGAGGTATTTTATGAAGGGCAACCTAAAACAGCTAAAAATGCACCTTGGGATGGTGGATTCTCTTGGAAAAAAGATAAGAATGGTAATGATTTTATAGCAACCTCTTGTCAAGGCTTAGGCGCTAGTGTGTGGTGGCCATGTAAAGACCATATGTACGACGAAGTAGATAGTATGGATATTAGCGTAACAACTCCAAAAGGATTAACAGATGTGTCTAACGGCAGACTTACTCATACAGAAACTTTAGAAGATGGTAAAAAAATCTTTACGTGGTCTGTAAAAAATCCGATAAATAATTATGGCGTAAATGTAAATATCGGAGACTATGTCCATTTTTCTGAAGTATATCAAGGAGAACAAGGACCACTAGATATGAATTATTATGTTCTAAGAAATAATCTAGAAAAGGCTAAAGAACAATTTAAAGATGCACCTAAAATGATGAAGGCCTTCGAACATTGGTTTGGGCCTTATCCATTTTACGAAGACGGTTTTAAATTAGTTGAAGTACCATATTTGGGCATGGAGCACCAAAGTTCTGTTACGTATGGCAATAACTATGAAAATGGATATTTAGGTCGTGATTTATCTGGAACTGGTTGGGGATTAAAATTTGATTTTATAATTATTCATGAATCGGGTCATGAATGGTTTGCTAACAACATTACAAATATTGACATTGCAGACATGTGGATTCATGAAAGCTTTACCGCTTATTCTGAAAATTTGTTTTTAGATTATTATTACGGCAAAGAAGCCTCGGCAGCCTATGTCATTGGTACGCGTAAATCTATTAAAAATAACAAACCTATAATTGGTATTTATAATGTTAATAGCGAAGGCTCTAGAGACATGTATTATAAAGGCGCAAACATGCTACATACGTTACGCCAATTGGTAGAAGACGACAAAAAATGGAGGCAAATTTTACGAGGCATGAATACAACGTTTTACCATCAGACTGTAAATACAAAACAAATTGAAGATTATTTAAGTAAATCTACAGGTATAGATTTAACAGCATTTTTTAATCAGTATTTAAGAGATATACGTATACCTACTTTAGAATATAAATTTGAAGACAATTATATAAAATACAGATGGACTAATATTGTATCGGGTTTTGATATGCCTATTCAAGTACTTTTAAATGGTAAATCTGAATGGATATACCCTAGTGGTAATTGGAAAACTACACCTGTTACAAATCAGAGTATAGACATTGACCCTGATTTTTACGTGCATTACAAAGCACTTTAA
- a CDS encoding M28 family peptidase, translated as MKYRIYFCLLLGINSLLLSGQEQQQIYDIIDAVSAERLKLDVKTLTEFGTRNTFSDTVSNTRGIGAARRWIKSEFDAISNSCNSCLKVFYQKDFVTKKGHSRVPHDAWVVNVVAVQKGTKYPNRYIIMTGDIDSRASDTMDFTTDAPGANDNASGMAGTLEAARVLSKYSFENSIVYLGLSGEEQGLFGGAGFAAYAKANNWDIIGVFNNDMIGNIEGVDGVIDNRSFRIFSEPVPPTETEQERKMRRFYGGEVDGVSRQLARYVYKTTKTYMPEMNPIMIYRLDRFGRGGHHRPFNDLGFAGIRIMEAHENYTQQHQDIRVENGIAYGDTFEHVNFEYNKKLTAVNAINLAALAHAAPAPKTVAIGGIVEASAQLKWDAVEGAVGYKIYWRDTTSPTWDYSRTVGNITAFTLEGIVIDNFYFGVASINENGFESPIVFPNSIIKK; from the coding sequence ATGAAATACCGCATATATTTTTGCCTGCTATTAGGTATTAATTCCCTATTGCTTTCGGGTCAAGAACAGCAACAAATTTATGATATTATTGATGCTGTATCGGCAGAGCGTCTGAAACTAGATGTTAAAACACTTACCGAGTTTGGCACGCGAAATACCTTTAGTGATACCGTATCTAACACTCGAGGTATAGGAGCTGCTAGACGCTGGATTAAAAGTGAATTCGATGCCATTTCTAATTCATGTAATTCGTGTTTAAAAGTCTTTTATCAAAAGGATTTTGTTACCAAAAAAGGACATTCCAGAGTGCCGCATGATGCTTGGGTAGTAAATGTTGTTGCCGTACAAAAAGGAACTAAATATCCTAACCGTTATATTATTATGACAGGTGATATAGATTCTCGTGCAAGTGATACAATGGATTTTACCACCGATGCACCTGGAGCAAACGATAATGCTTCTGGAATGGCAGGAACTCTTGAAGCCGCTCGAGTATTATCGAAATACTCCTTTGAAAATAGTATTGTCTATTTAGGATTATCTGGAGAAGAACAAGGTTTATTTGGTGGTGCAGGTTTTGCGGCATATGCTAAAGCTAACAATTGGGATATTATTGGTGTATTTAATAACGATATGATTGGTAATATTGAAGGTGTTGATGGCGTGATTGACAATAGATCGTTTAGAATTTTCTCTGAACCAGTACCACCTACAGAAACGGAACAAGAACGTAAAATGCGACGTTTTTACGGTGGTGAAGTCGATGGCGTGTCTAGACAGTTAGCAAGATACGTGTATAAAACAACCAAAACTTATATGCCAGAAATGAATCCTATAATGATTTATAGATTAGATCGTTTTGGTCGTGGCGGGCATCATCGCCCATTTAACGATTTAGGCTTTGCTGGCATTAGAATTATGGAAGCACACGAAAATTATACGCAACAACACCAAGATATTCGTGTAGAAAATGGCATTGCTTATGGCGACACATTTGAACATGTTAATTTTGAATATAACAAAAAATTAACTGCAGTTAATGCTATAAATCTTGCTGCCTTAGCTCATGCTGCTCCTGCCCCTAAAACTGTAGCTATTGGTGGTATTGTAGAAGCCTCAGCCCAATTAAAATGGGATGCCGTTGAAGGTGCCGTAGGTTACAAAATTTATTGGCGAGATACTACGTCTCCAACCTGGGATTATAGCAGAACTGTGGGGAATATCACTGCATTTACTTTAGAAGGTATAGTTATAGATAATTTTTATTTTGGAGTCGCTTCAATCAATGAAAATGGTTTTGAAAGTCCCATAGTATTTCCTAATAGTATTATTAAAAAATAA
- a CDS encoding bifunctional alpha,alpha-trehalose-phosphate synthase (UDP-forming)/trehalose-phosphatase, which yields MNKTIIVSNRLPLQVKLEDSKLEIKPSIGGLATGMKSVHAEGNGIWVGWSGLTQDQLTPELEQEVKTAVTKEKCVTVPLTKEDVDNFYLGFSNKTLWPLFHYFMEYTTFERSEWESYKEVNQKFADVILENVNDGDTIWVHDYQLLLLPKLIRDKKPNISIGFFLHIPFPSFEIFRTFPWREELLEGMLGADLIGFHTYDYERHFLSSIKRILRLEVNFNNIDYIDRTVTVDSFPMGIDYNKFYDAAVVNNSQENKERSELQRRLDEHIKSDSDAKIILSIDRLDYTKGIPNRLKAFEYFLNKYPEYKEKVRLILLAVPSRSNVPQYQKLKRETDELVGRINGEFATVSWTPIWYFYRSMPFENLIDLYTTSDIALITPVRDGMNLVAKEYVATRTEQDGVLILSEMTGASKEMNEALLINPNNFDQIADTIKQAIEMPIEEQQSRIKILQERLQRYSVEKWADEFFKALDSTKEKEEVFVSKRLNKSLKKNIAETFKTSKKKLVLLDFDGTLVGFKNNPKDCKPDAELFELLDNMNAIEGVKLVIISGRDRETFEDWFAGKDYTLITDHGVWLKEQDSDWKMLEHLKNDWMENILPVLETFVDRTPGTFVEKKKYSLAWHYRKTDPELAQTRTIELNTVLNSLIENHGLTVLKGNKVIEIKSSNVNKGRAASRLLTQDQYDFMFAIGDDWTDEYMFEELPDAAYTVKVGFKKTSAKYHVKNTAEVRELLNTFTQS from the coding sequence ATGAATAAGACTATTATTGTCTCAAATAGACTTCCTTTACAAGTAAAATTAGAAGATTCTAAATTAGAAATTAAACCCAGTATTGGTGGCCTAGCTACAGGAATGAAATCTGTACACGCCGAAGGCAATGGAATTTGGGTAGGTTGGTCTGGATTAACTCAAGACCAATTAACACCAGAATTAGAACAAGAAGTAAAAACTGCGGTTACGAAAGAAAAATGTGTAACAGTTCCTTTAACAAAAGAAGATGTAGATAATTTTTATCTCGGGTTTAGTAATAAAACACTTTGGCCGTTGTTTCATTATTTTATGGAATATACCACTTTTGAACGCTCTGAATGGGAATCTTACAAAGAAGTAAATCAAAAATTTGCCGATGTTATTCTTGAAAATGTTAATGACGGAGATACCATTTGGGTGCACGATTATCAATTATTATTGTTACCCAAATTAATAAGAGATAAAAAACCAAATATCTCTATTGGATTCTTTTTACATATTCCTTTTCCTTCTTTCGAAATTTTCAGAACATTTCCTTGGCGTGAAGAATTATTAGAAGGAATGCTTGGAGCCGATTTAATTGGGTTCCATACTTACGATTATGAACGTCATTTTTTAAGTTCTATAAAACGCATATTAAGACTTGAAGTTAATTTTAACAATATAGATTATATAGACAGAACGGTTACGGTAGATTCTTTCCCGATGGGAATAGATTATAATAAATTCTATGACGCAGCAGTTGTAAATAATTCTCAAGAAAATAAAGAACGTTCAGAATTACAACGCCGTCTTGATGAGCATATAAAATCGGATTCTGATGCTAAGATTATTTTATCTATAGACCGTTTAGATTATACTAAAGGTATTCCAAACCGATTAAAGGCATTTGAATACTTTTTAAATAAATACCCAGAATATAAAGAAAAAGTAAGACTAATTTTATTGGCAGTACCATCGCGTTCAAATGTCCCTCAATATCAAAAACTAAAACGTGAAACCGATGAGTTAGTAGGCCGTATTAATGGGGAGTTCGCTACTGTAAGTTGGACTCCTATTTGGTACTTTTACCGCTCTATGCCTTTTGAAAATTTAATAGATTTATATACTACTTCAGATATTGCTTTAATTACTCCTGTTAGAGATGGAATGAATTTAGTAGCTAAAGAATATGTTGCTACACGTACTGAGCAGGATGGTGTTTTAATTTTAAGTGAAATGACAGGAGCTTCTAAAGAAATGAATGAAGCTTTATTGATTAACCCTAATAATTTTGATCAAATCGCAGATACCATTAAACAAGCTATCGAGATGCCTATTGAAGAGCAACAATCTAGAATTAAAATTCTTCAAGAACGTTTACAACGTTACAGCGTTGAGAAATGGGCAGACGAGTTTTTTAAAGCACTTGACTCTACCAAAGAGAAAGAGGAAGTATTTGTTTCTAAACGTCTTAATAAATCATTAAAGAAGAATATTGCAGAAACCTTTAAGACTTCAAAAAAGAAATTAGTGCTCTTAGATTTTGATGGTACCTTGGTAGGTTTTAAAAACAATCCGAAAGACTGTAAACCAGATGCCGAATTATTTGAATTACTAGATAACATGAATGCTATAGAAGGTGTAAAACTGGTAATTATTAGCGGAAGAGATCGAGAAACTTTTGAAGATTGGTTTGCTGGTAAAGATTATACTTTAATTACAGATCATGGGGTTTGGTTAAAAGAACAAGACAGCGATTGGAAAATGCTAGAACATCTTAAAAACGACTGGATGGAAAACATTCTTCCTGTACTAGAGACTTTTGTAGATAGAACTCCTGGTACGTTTGTAGAGAAAAAGAAATACTCGCTAGCTTGGCATTATAGAAAAACAGATCCTGAATTGGCACAAACACGAACTATAGAGCTTAACACCGTTTTAAACAGTTTAATTGAAAATCACGGATTAACCGTTTTAAAAGGTAATAAAGTAATAGAGATTAAAAGTAGTAATGTAAATAAAGGGCGTGCAGCTTCTAGATTATTAACTCAAGATCAATACGACTTTATGTTTGCAATTGGAGATGACTGGACAGACGAATATATGTTTGAAGAGTTACCAGATGCTGCATATACTGTAAAAGTTGGTTTTAAAAAGACTAGTGCTAAATATCACGTTAAAAACACAGCAGAAGTTAGAGAATTATTAAACACCTTTACACAATCTTAA
- a CDS encoding glycoside hydrolase family 15 protein: MNNLDYGIIGNCRSAALISKTGSIEWCCLPEFDSSSVFAKLLDEKIGGHFGIKVDDDYVVSQKYLGNTAILVTSFTNGDDAFDIMDFMPRYHKTSGGYQSPPEIIRYIKYKSGSPKFNIDYVPKLEYALGETNTYVKSDFIVSLTDKEKFDTLFLYTDLDKEAVVNGTEIELNKDAYFLIGYNEKIFKPNVHKAYIEFERTKVYWLNWMDKTPSYERYNNEISRSAITLKLLTYDKTGAVLAAATTSLPETIGEVRNWDYRFCWIRDASMVIKVVSHLGHKNIAKRYLKFIVDLIPDKDEKLQIMYGINKEKKLTEETLDHLSGYKDSSPVRIGNAAYEQRQNDIYGILMDVIHQQLVSFSTDIENGEEIWTITKGIVWVVNKHWKEADKGIWEFRTEERHFTFSKVLCWVAIDKAIKVAELLGKTAKLKKWIPLEQEIKADIMTNAWNEKIQAFTQSYGSDDLDASVLLMEPYGFIDAKDPKYVSTVKGIERDLSNDGLLYRYKNKDDFGLPSSSFTICTFWFINSLYKIGEEQKAKTLFDQLLTYSNHLGLFSEDIDFETKRLLGNFPQAYSHLALIETAINLSKVTDEEKVMESMRDHVDESDNM, translated from the coding sequence ATGAATAATTTAGATTATGGAATAATAGGAAATTGTCGTAGTGCTGCACTCATTTCAAAAACAGGATCTATAGAGTGGTGTTGTTTACCTGAGTTCGATTCAAGTTCAGTTTTTGCTAAGCTTTTAGACGAAAAAATTGGAGGGCATTTTGGTATTAAAGTTGACGATGATTACGTCGTTTCTCAGAAATACCTTGGTAATACGGCTATTTTAGTAACGTCTTTTACTAATGGTGATGATGCTTTTGATATTATGGATTTTATGCCTAGATATCATAAAACATCGGGCGGATATCAATCGCCACCAGAAATTATTCGTTATATAAAATATAAATCAGGGTCACCTAAGTTTAATATTGATTATGTCCCAAAATTAGAATATGCTCTAGGAGAGACAAATACATATGTAAAATCTGATTTTATAGTAAGCTTAACAGATAAAGAAAAATTTGATACCTTATTTCTGTACACAGATTTAGATAAAGAAGCGGTTGTGAATGGAACCGAAATTGAACTTAATAAAGATGCATATTTTTTAATTGGTTATAATGAGAAAATCTTTAAACCCAATGTGCACAAAGCTTATATAGAGTTTGAACGTACCAAAGTATATTGGTTAAATTGGATGGATAAAACACCGTCTTACGAGCGATATAATAACGAAATTTCAAGAAGTGCTATCACCTTAAAATTATTAACTTACGATAAAACTGGAGCTGTTCTGGCTGCGGCCACAACCTCTTTACCAGAAACAATTGGAGAAGTTCGTAATTGGGATTACCGTTTTTGCTGGATTCGAGATGCTTCCATGGTGATTAAAGTGGTGTCTCATTTAGGACATAAAAATATAGCAAAACGTTACCTAAAATTTATAGTTGATTTAATACCAGATAAAGATGAAAAACTTCAGATTATGTATGGTATTAATAAAGAGAAAAAATTAACTGAAGAAACTCTAGATCATTTAAGTGGGTATAAAGATTCTAGTCCTGTAAGAATTGGAAATGCTGCTTACGAGCAACGCCAAAATGATATTTATGGTATTTTAATGGATGTGATTCATCAGCAATTAGTTAGTTTTAGTACAGATATTGAAAACGGTGAAGAAATTTGGACCATTACAAAAGGAATTGTTTGGGTGGTGAATAAACACTGGAAAGAAGCCGATAAAGGGATTTGGGAGTTTAGAACAGAAGAACGTCACTTTACATTTTCAAAAGTGTTATGTTGGGTAGCAATAGATAAAGCTATAAAAGTTGCAGAATTATTAGGCAAAACCGCAAAACTTAAAAAATGGATTCCATTAGAACAAGAAATTAAAGCTGATATTATGACGAATGCGTGGAATGAAAAGATACAGGCATTTACTCAGTCTTATGGTTCAGACGATTTAGATGCTTCTGTATTGTTAATGGAACCTTACGGATTTATTGATGCTAAAGATCCTAAATATGTGAGTACTGTTAAAGGAATTGAACGTGATTTGAGTAATGATGGTTTATTGTATCGTTATAAAAATAAAGATGATTTTGGATTACCATCGTCTTCATTTACCATTTGCACGTTTTGGTTTATAAATAGTTTGTACAAAATAGGAGAGGAGCAAAAAGCCAAAACACTATTTGATCAGTTATTAACTTATAGTAATCACCTTGGATTATTTAGTGAAGATATTGATTTTGAAACTAAGAGATTGTTAGGTAATTTTCCACAAGCTTATTCTCATTTAGCATTAATTGAAACTGCAATAAATCTTTCTAAAGTGACGGACGAAGAAAAGGTTATGGAATCTATGCGAGACCATGTAGATGAGAGTGATAATATGTAA